DNA from Salinibacterium sp. dk2585:
ACGCGGCACGAGTGCGGCGACGGAGTCGATGACGATCAGGTCGATCGAGCCCGAGCGCACGAGCATGTCGGCGATCTCGAGTGCCTGCTCACCCGTGTCTGGCTGGGAGACGAGGAGCGAGTCAATGTCGACGCCGAGGGACTTTGCGTACTCGGGGTCGAGCGCGTGCTCCGCGTCGATGAAGGCCGCGATGCCGCCAGCGCGCTGCGCATTGGCGATTGCGTGAAGCGTGAGCGTCGTCTTACCCGAGGACTCCGGGCCGTAGATCTCGACGATGCGCCCGCGGGGCAGGCCGCCGACGCCCAGCGCGACGTCGAGGGCGATGGAACCGGTGGGGATGACCTGGACGGGTGCACGATCGTCACTGCCGAGGCGCATGACCGAGCCCTTGCCGAACTGCCGGTCGATCTGCGCGAGTGCGGTGTCGAGTGCCTTCTCGCGATCGGCTGCTGATGCCATTGTGAAGCTCCTGTCGTTGCGCACGCCCGGAATCTCTTCGGCCGTGACGAGGTGGTGTGCCTGTCTTCTGTCGCCTTGCAGGAGGACCGATGGTGCAGGGTCCGACCGCGTACGACAAGGCTGGTTGTCGGCGTATCGCCAGCACCTCAGACACTAGGAGGCACCACCGACAGTCGTCGGGGCGCAGCCGGAAGTGTGAGAACTGCTTTCGATCCACCGCTGTGAAGGAGCCTACTCTCGACCGAACACATGTTCGAGTGAATGTTCGGCGTGTCGTCTTTGAATGACAGCAGAGTCGCGCCCGGGTCAGGGCTCCCGCAGCCGACCGACGCCGTGCCACCGGTCCGACGGCACGTCAGACGCCCTGCAGAGGGCAACCCAGATGTCGCGCGGAGAAGCGCCCTGGCGGAGCGCCACCTCGCCGGTGACGCCGCCCAGCTCGGTCAAGACCAGGTCGTGTACGAGCATCCGGCCATAGGCTTCGCCGAACTCCTCGGTGACGGCGATCCAGAACTCACTCAGACGCACGACGCCTCCGAGAACGGCAAGGCGAAGAGGCTCAGCGGACCGCCATGCCTGGCTCGATGGACGACCCGAAGCCGTTGCGCGGGAACTCCCGCTTGAAGGCGCTGCCGAAGTCTTCCGGAACGGTGTCGGGAATGACATTGAGGCCCTCGATGATCGCCATGCGATCACCGACCTCGTGCATGATGACGGAGATCGGAGTGTCGAGCGCTTCTGCGACCGAGGCGAGGATCTCGGAGCTGGCCTCTTTCTGGCCACGCTCCACCTCGCTCAAATAGCCGAGCGCCACACTGGCGCGGCTCGCAACCTGACGGAGGGTGTGCCCCTTCTGCAGGCGGAAGTCCCGCAGAACGTCCCCGATTTCCTGACGAACGAGAACCATTGGACCCTCCCCAAAATGTACGTGACTGGAAGCCTAGCGTGGGTGAAACTCTAGTCATCGCAGTCTGTGCGGTGCTTGTGAATGTACCTGCTGTAACCAGATCGTAGCGATGGGTATTCCCAGACTCGATCAGCGAAGTCGATCGAGCACCGCGAGCACTGCGGCATCCGCCGCCTGGCGTCGGATCGCGTCGCGGTCCCCCTCAAACTCGTGCGACGAGACGCGGAGATCAGAGCCGATCGCGACACCAATGAAAACAGTGCCGGGCTGGCGGCCGTCCTGCCAGTCTGGCCCAGCGACGCCCGTCGTCGAGACGCCGATGTCGGCGGGCACGCCATCGACCGCGAGTACATCCCGCACGAGGGATGCCATCTGGCCCGCGACATCCGGATGCACGGCCCCGTGCACATTGAGGATCGAGGCGTCGACGCCCAGCACGCTGCGCTTGAGTTCGGTGTTGTAGGCGACCACCCCGCCCAGCACGGTCGCGGATGCCCCGGGCGTCGCGATCAGGTCGGACACCACAAGCCCTCCCGTGAGTGACTCCGCAATGGCGATCGTGAGCCGCCGCTCGATCAGCAGTTCGACGAGTTCGCGTGAAGCAGTCACGCCGACCTCCCCTGGCGCGCCTTGAGGAGATAGTCAAGGCCCGAGAGGACGGTCGCCGCGACAGCAGCCGTCATGAGCGCGCCGTTGACCCAGTGGATCCAATCCCCCACGACCGTCCACAGCGGAACCAGAAAGAAGGAGATCGCGACCGACTGCAGCACTGTCTTGAGCTTGCCTCCGCGCGACGCCGGGATGACCCGGTCACGCAGCATCGCAACCCGGTAGAGCGTGATGCCGATCTCGCGGACGAGGATCACCGCAACGACCCACCACGCGAGTTCGTGGAGCAGGGCGAGGCAGACCAGCGCACCACCCGTCAGTAGCTTGTCTGCGATCGGGTCCATGA
Protein-coding regions in this window:
- a CDS encoding DUF3046 domain-containing protein, whose translation is MRLSEFWIAVTEEFGEAYGRMLVHDLVLTELGGVTGEVALRQGASPRDIWVALCRASDVPSDRWHGVGRLREP
- a CDS encoding helix-turn-helix domain-containing protein — protein: MVLVRQEIGDVLRDFRLQKGHTLRQVASRASVALGYLSEVERGQKEASSEILASVAEALDTPISVIMHEVGDRMAIIEGLNVIPDTVPEDFGSAFKREFPRNGFGSSIEPGMAVR
- a CDS encoding CinA family protein, whose translation is MTASRELVELLIERRLTIAIAESLTGGLVVSDLIATPGASATVLGGVVAYNTELKRSVLGVDASILNVHGAVHPDVAGQMASLVRDVLAVDGVPADIGVSTTGVAGPDWQDGRQPGTVFIGVAIGSDLRVSSHEFEGDRDAIRRQAADAAVLAVLDRLR
- the pgsA gene encoding CDP-diacylglycerol--glycerol-3-phosphate 3-phosphatidyltransferase: MGVPDSLRGRVIRAGDTPASILNVPNIITIVRILLAPLFFWMLLADGGAYSPLRWAAAAVFIVGIATDSIDGHIARRRNLVTDFGKLMDPIADKLLTGGALVCLALLHELAWWVVAVILVREIGITLYRVAMLRDRVIPASRGGKLKTVLQSVAISFFLVPLWTVVGDWIHWVNGALMTAAVAATVLSGLDYLLKARQGRSA